GGTAGTTGGCCGCCCGCCAGTACGCGTCCAGCCGGCGCAACTCGTCGTCGGTCAGCGGAGCATCCAGGTCCACAGCGGTGTCCATATGGTCTCAGCCTCTCGCGGGTGGGGGAGTTCTGCATCCGGAAGGGACGTGCGGTCCGGCGCTTTCGAGGGTGCCGGGCGGCCCGGGGCGGCGGGCAGGGCCATTGGTCCCGGTCGAACCGGACGGCAAGACCCGCCACCGTGCCGGCGTCCCGGCATCACGCCGTGGGCGTCTCGGCCAGGCCCCGCACCACCAGCACCGGCGCCGGCGAGTGGTACAGCAGGGACTGGCTGACCGCGCCGAGCAGTCCCCGCCACGGCTCGTCCCCGCGCGCCGCGACCACGGCCAGCTGCGCCGAGCGGGACTGGTCCAGCAGGACGGTGCCGGGATCGCCGTGGATGGTGTGGCACTCCGCGCCCACCGACGGGTACCGCCGACCGCAGTCGGCCACCGCCTCGGTGAGGTGGGCGGTGGCGTCCGCGTCGGGGCGGTCCGGCTCGATCACCCGGACCGCCAGCACCCGCGCGGACCGACGGGCCGCGCAGTCGAAGGCGAAGTCCAACGCGGTACGGGAGCTGGCCGAGCCGTCCAACCCGACCAGGACCGGCCCCGGCGGGGGCGGCTCCCGGCGGACCACCAGCACCGGGGACTCGGCCCGGGCGGCCACCTGGACCGCCGGCGCGTCGGCGGGTACGCAGTCCGGGCAGTGGGCCATCCCACCGTCGCCGAGGACGGTCAGGAAGGCCGACGCCGACCGGCGGATCAGCGCGTCAACGGCACCGCCCTCGACCAGGTCGCCGCTGACCGGGACCACCGGGGCCACCTCGTGGGCGATCCCGGTGGCCTCCTCGATGAGCAGTTCGGCCTCGGCGCGGGGGCCGATCGGGGAGGGCGACGCCAGGGCCGCCGCCCAGTTGAAGGCGTGCAGCAGGCGCAGGGGTCGGCCGTGCGCGGCGGCCTCCCGGGCGGCCAGCTGGACCACTGTCGGGTTCGCCGTCGCCGAGCCGAGCCCGGCCACCACCGCCGACGGCTGCGGTGCGGTCATCCGGCACCACCTTTCGGCGTCGCTGCCTTGCTGACGAGGGTAGTCGCGGCACCCACCCGACGGGGCCGGTTCGCCCGCCCCGGCGCCTACCGGTTTGAAACCTCCCTGTGGTCATCTTTACCCCGGTCGGCGTCGGGTCGCCGAACCGATGCGGGTGCTGCACACTGACGCCGTGACAGGTGCAGAGCACAGCCGCCCAGCGGTGGCCGGGAGCGGGCCGCGCTCGGCCGTGGTGGTCAACCCGGTGAAGGTCGACGATCTCGACGAGCTGCGGCAGACGGTCGACGCCGCGCTCACCACCGCCGGCTGGCCGGCCCCGAGGTGGTTCGAGACCACCCCGGAGGACCCCGGCCGGGGCCAGACCGAGCAGGCGGTACGCGACGGCGCCGAGGTCGTCTTCGCCTGCGGCGGCGACGGTACGGTGATGGCCTGCGTCAGTGGCCTGGTCGGCACCGACGCGGCGCTGGCCGTGCTGCCCCAGGGCACCGGCAACCTGCTCGCCGCCAACCTGGGCCTCTCCGTCGACGTCGCCGCCGCGCTGCAGGTGGCCGTCGAGCGGGGCCGCCGCCAGCTCGACGTCGGCGCGGTCGAGGACCACTACTTCGCGGTGATGGCCGGGATGGGTTTCGACGCCCAGATGCTCGCCGACACCTCCGAGACGACCAAGGCCCGCATCGGCTGGCCGGCGTACGTGATGGGGGCCGCCCGGCACCTGCGGGACCGGCCGATGCGGGTGACCGTACGCATCGACGACCGGCCGCCGATGCGCCGCCGGGCCCGCTCGGTGCTGATCGCCAACGTGGGCCGGCTCCAGGGCGGGGTACGTCTGCTCGCCGAGGCGGAGCCCGACGACGGCTGCCTAGACGTGGCCGTGCTCACCCCCCGCAACCTGCGGCACTGGGTCGCCCTGGGCTGGGCCGTGCTCCGCAGGCGGGACCGGATCCCCCGGCTGGAGGTGCACCGGGGCCGGCGCATCGAGGTCACCAGCAACCGGGAGCAGCCCCGGGAACTCGACGGCGACCTGATCACGCCCGGCCGGACGCTGCTGGCCGAGGTCCGGCCCGGCGCGCTCTGGCTCTGCGTGCCGCAGCCGGAGGAGGCACCCGACCTGACCGTGGACGCCGAGGGCGCCAGTGAGCGGGGTGAGGAACTGATCGAGGAGGCCC
Above is a window of Micromonospora yangpuensis DNA encoding:
- a CDS encoding universal stress protein — protein: MTAPQPSAVVAGLGSATANPTVVQLAAREAAAHGRPLRLLHAFNWAAALASPSPIGPRAEAELLIEEATGIAHEVAPVVPVSGDLVEGGAVDALIRRSASAFLTVLGDGGMAHCPDCVPADAPAVQVAARAESPVLVVRREPPPPGPVLVGLDGSASSRTALDFAFDCAARRSARVLAVRVIEPDRPDADATAHLTEAVADCGRRYPSVGAECHTIHGDPGTVLLDQSRSAQLAVVAARGDEPWRGLLGAVSQSLLYHSPAPVLVVRGLAETPTA
- a CDS encoding diacylglycerol/lipid kinase family protein; protein product: MRVLHTDAVTGAEHSRPAVAGSGPRSAVVVNPVKVDDLDELRQTVDAALTTAGWPAPRWFETTPEDPGRGQTEQAVRDGAEVVFACGGDGTVMACVSGLVGTDAALAVLPQGTGNLLAANLGLSVDVAAALQVAVERGRRQLDVGAVEDHYFAVMAGMGFDAQMLADTSETTKARIGWPAYVMGAARHLRDRPMRVTVRIDDRPPMRRRARSVLIANVGRLQGGVRLLAEAEPDDGCLDVAVLTPRNLRHWVALGWAVLRRRDRIPRLEVHRGRRIEVTSNREQPRELDGDLITPGRTLLAEVRPGALWLCVPQPEEAPDLTVDAEGASERGEELIEEARRE